From Selenomonas ruminantium AC2024, a single genomic window includes:
- the scfB gene encoding thioether cross-link-forming SCIFF peptide maturase encodes MKAKIHKFVQNGTYILLDINSGAVHVIDKMIYDIMDTFDGENDAAVIAALQDSYKKEDLAEALDELHALMDAGELFAPDIDVPPTFKQKGLVKSLCLMIAQDCNLRCKYCFGDGGSYGQERAIMSPETGMKAVDFLIKSSGPRKHLEMDFFGGEPLINMKTVKAVTEYARKREQETGKKFKLTLTTNGLLLNDENIKWLNDNDFSLVLSLDGRKEVHDAMRPDVGGNGSYDRAIKNFHKCLDSRKGGDWDYRGVYTYLRGTYTKNNMDFTDDVLSMNDEGFDILSMEPVVLKDSPLGFTEEDLPRIYAEYDKLTEAYMKRHREGKGFFFFHFNMDLSNGPCVAKRLSGCGAGHEYFAVAENGDLYPCHQFVGREGYRLGSLDEGVTDTKLPQYFRESHVLNKEKCRDCWSRFFCSGGCHANADLFHGDIRKPYEVGCEIQKKRLECAIYVQAMLELEKLEKEDELA; translated from the coding sequence ATGAAAGCCAAAATTCATAAATTCGTGCAAAACGGTACCTATATATTGCTCGACATCAACAGCGGTGCGGTGCACGTTATCGATAAAATGATTTACGACATCATGGACACCTTTGACGGGGAAAATGATGCGGCTGTAATCGCTGCACTGCAGGACAGCTACAAGAAAGAAGACCTGGCAGAAGCGCTGGACGAACTTCATGCGCTGATGGACGCTGGGGAACTCTTTGCCCCGGATATCGATGTGCCTCCTACCTTCAAGCAGAAGGGCCTCGTAAAATCCCTGTGCCTGATGATTGCTCAGGATTGCAACCTGCGCTGCAAATACTGCTTTGGCGACGGCGGCAGCTACGGTCAGGAACGTGCCATCATGAGTCCGGAAACCGGCATGAAAGCCGTTGACTTCCTTATAAAGAGCAGCGGCCCCAGAAAGCATCTCGAAATGGACTTTTTCGGCGGCGAACCTCTCATCAATATGAAGACAGTCAAGGCCGTGACCGAATACGCCCGCAAGCGCGAGCAGGAAACGGGCAAGAAGTTCAAGCTGACGCTGACGACCAATGGCCTCTTATTAAATGATGAAAACATCAAGTGGCTCAACGACAATGACTTCTCCCTCGTGCTGTCCCTCGATGGCCGCAAGGAAGTCCATGACGCCATGCGTCCGGATGTGGGCGGCAATGGTTCCTATGATAGAGCCATCAAGAACTTCCACAAGTGCCTCGATTCCCGTAAGGGCGGCGACTGGGATTACCGCGGTGTCTACACCTACCTGCGCGGCACCTATACGAAGAACAATATGGACTTCACCGATGATGTGCTCTCCATGAATGATGAAGGCTTTGATATCCTGTCCATGGAACCGGTGGTCTTGAAGGACAGCCCGCTGGGCTTTACCGAGGAAGACCTGCCCCGCATCTATGCCGAGTACGACAAGCTGACTGAAGCCTATATGAAGCGCCATCGTGAGGGCAAAGGTTTCTTCTTCTTCCATTTCAATATGGACCTTTCTAATGGCCCCTGCGTGGCTAAGCGCCTCTCGGGCTGCGGTGCCGGTCACGAATACTTCGCTGTGGCCGAAAACGGCGACCTCTATCCCTGCCATCAGTTCGTTGGCCGTGAAGGTTACCGCTTAGGTTCTTTGGACGAAGGCGTGACGGATACAAAGCTGCCGCAGTACTTCCGCGAAAGCCATGTGCTCAACAAGGAAAAATGCCGCGACTGCTGGTCCCGTTTCTTCTGTTCCGGCGGCTGCCATGCCAACGCCGACCTGTTCCACGGCGATATCCGCAAGCCTTACGAAGTGGGCTGCGAAATCCAGAAGAAACGTCTGGAGTGTGCCATCTATGTTCAGGCTATGCTCGAACTGGAAAAGCTCGAAAAAGAAGACGAACTCGCATAA
- the scfA gene encoding six-cysteine ranthipeptide SCIFF, translating to MKHIKTVNKPSLQKTLKTGGCGECQASCQSACKTSCTVGNQVCEK from the coding sequence ATGAAACACATCAAGACGGTCAACAAACCTTCTCTGCAGAAGACCCTGAAGACGGGTGGCTGCGGCGAATGCCAGGCTTCCTGCCAGTCCGCTTGCAAGACTTCCTGCACTGTGGGCAACCAGGTTTGCGAAAAGTAA
- a CDS encoding histidinol-phosphatase HisJ family protein — translation MIFDSHIHTAFSADSEMKAEEALAAAEKQGVGLVFTEHLDADYTSKEGKVFSFNPDVYWQTYSQLRGDNLRLGVEIGMRERTREVSVEFSQRVPFDFIICSQHMVDDMDIYYPDYYEGKDKQTAYHRYLVQMAENLRTHSFAHALGHIDYICRYAPYDDPELYYREFADEIDAVLKTAIDHEVVMEINTRRLGAKDALENLMPIYKRYQEMGGRFVTLGSDAHSAEAVGAHLLLAYDFAESLKLTPVTFQQRQMVNCQK, via the coding sequence ATGATATTTGACAGCCATATACACACTGCGTTTTCCGCCGATTCAGAGATGAAGGCAGAGGAGGCTCTGGCAGCTGCTGAGAAGCAGGGCGTTGGTCTTGTCTTTACAGAGCATCTGGACGCTGATTATACGAGCAAGGAAGGCAAAGTCTTTTCCTTTAACCCGGATGTTTACTGGCAGACCTACAGCCAGTTGCGGGGCGATAATCTGCGGCTGGGCGTGGAAATCGGCATGCGGGAGCGTACCCGCGAGGTAAGTGTGGAATTTTCCCAGCGGGTGCCGTTTGATTTCATTATCTGCTCCCAGCATATGGTGGATGATATGGACATCTACTATCCCGACTACTATGAGGGAAAGGATAAGCAGACGGCCTACCATCGCTATCTCGTGCAGATGGCGGAAAATCTCAGGACGCATAGCTTTGCTCATGCGCTGGGTCATATCGACTATATCTGCCGCTATGCGCCCTATGATGACCCGGAACTTTACTATCGGGAATTTGCCGATGAAATCGATGCGGTGCTCAAGACGGCTATCGACCATGAGGTGGTCATGGAAATCAACACCCGCCGTCTGGGGGCGAAGGACGCATTGGAAAACCTTATGCCCATCTACAAACGCTATCAGGAAATGGGCGGCCGCTTCGTGACTCTGGGCTCCGATGCCCATAGTGCGGAAGCAGTCGGTGCGCATTTGCTTTTGGCTTATGACTTTGCCGAGAGCCTCAAGCTCACGCCGGTTACCTTTCAGCAGCGGCAGATGGTGAATTGTCAGAAATAA
- a CDS encoding TIGR03905 family TSCPD domain-containing protein, with the protein MSKYEYKTQGTCSKKITVELDGKIIKSVQFEGGCAGNLSGISKLVVGMDIDHVIERFAGNTCGPRPTSCPDQLANALKEAYAAQQA; encoded by the coding sequence ATGAGCAAGTACGAATACAAGACGCAGGGAACCTGCAGCAAGAAGATAACGGTGGAACTGGATGGCAAAATCATTAAGTCCGTCCAATTCGAGGGCGGCTGTGCCGGTAATCTTTCCGGCATTTCCAAACTGGTGGTGGGCATGGATATCGACCATGTGATTGAGCGCTTCGCAGGCAACACCTGTGGACCCCGGCCGACTTCCTGCCCCGACCAGCTGGCCAATGCCCTCAAGGAAGCCTATGCTGCTCAGCAGGCATAA
- a CDS encoding zinc ribbon domain-containing protein, with protein MICKKCGCIIEPEAKECSFCGERAEAGQEDLMTRFVGDDGAREIIAAMPRLVALRQLEDVPQEKDRMLSELNRLQGYFAHIRGKYATLGDLWLMRTQNAEPVLANYTIGGGIATLFFFLILTGFFPSVPWTFFFAVWLGVTSISYVQAGKAHERRAAQIEADIRGLENEVREFYNRADGCFLPLDYSDPQIIQELITGVQNGAITSFREVKLQG; from the coding sequence ATGATTTGCAAAAAATGTGGCTGTATTATCGAACCGGAGGCTAAGGAGTGTTCCTTCTGCGGCGAACGGGCGGAAGCCGGACAGGAAGATTTGATGACCCGTTTTGTGGGGGACGATGGAGCGCGGGAAATCATCGCCGCAATGCCCCGGCTGGTAGCTTTGCGGCAGCTCGAAGATGTGCCCCAGGAAAAGGACAGGATGCTCTCGGAGCTCAACCGCCTGCAGGGGTACTTCGCCCATATTCGGGGCAAGTATGCGACCTTGGGCGATTTGTGGCTGATGCGAACCCAGAACGCGGAGCCGGTGCTGGCCAATTATACCATTGGCGGCGGCATTGCGACCTTGTTCTTTTTCCTGATTCTCACGGGGTTCTTCCCGAGTGTTCCCTGGACGTTCTTCTTTGCGGTATGGCTGGGCGTTACCAGCATATCCTACGTGCAGGCGGGGAAAGCCCATGAGCGGCGCGCGGCCCAGATCGAAGCCGATATCCGCGGCCTCGAAAATGAAGTGCGGGAGTTTTACAACCGTGCGGATGGCTGCTTCCTGCCGCTGGATTATAGCGACCCGCAGATTATTCAGGAACTCATTACCGGTGTACAGAATGGTGCGATTACCTCTTTCCGTGAAGTAAAACTGCAAGGATAA
- a CDS encoding YbjN domain-containing protein, translating to MPRKAKKSVESNEKAVKFQEFLIENNINVFSTESMDDDYATVLFRSRIEARGQILPMAILIDTSIFTVIRTQIISGLPEDKQPRIKEYLNELNARYKSFKYYVHQDGKVYLDICLPFVDDTFDSKMIQLMLSVLVQHLEAVYDEFMGQVWGK from the coding sequence ATGCCGAGAAAAGCCAAAAAAAGTGTGGAGAGCAATGAAAAGGCGGTCAAGTTTCAGGAATTTCTGATTGAGAACAACATCAACGTGTTCAGCACGGAATCCATGGATGATGATTACGCTACAGTGCTGTTCCGTTCGCGGATTGAGGCCCGGGGACAGATTCTTCCCATGGCCATTCTGATTGACACGAGTATCTTCACCGTAATCCGCACCCAGATTATCAGCGGCCTGCCCGAGGATAAACAGCCCCGCATCAAGGAGTATCTCAACGAGCTCAATGCCCGCTACAAGAGCTTCAAGTATTATGTCCATCAGGATGGCAAGGTCTATTTGGATATCTGCCTGCCCTTTGTGGACGATACCTTTGACAGCAAGATGATACAGCTGATGCTCAGCGTGCTGGTGCAGCACTTGGAAGCAGTCTATGATGAATTCATGGGTCAGGTTTGGGGAAAGTGA
- the uxaC gene encoding glucuronate isomerase: MKNFMDKDFLLQTETARVLYHEHAAPMPIYDYHCHINPREIAENREFRNIAQAWLASDTYKWRLLRSNAVSEGCISGSDASSREKFQYFAESLSRAIGNPLYHWTHLELQRYFDCDLILNGENAEKIWETCNERLKAADMRAQGIIERSNVQVICTTDDPVSDLKWHKKIKEDGTCTAKVLPTFRADSILNIEDDGWDAYMRYELGEAAGMEDVSTMQDIYDALQKRLDYFAENGCQIADHALPYMVYAEAKEYELDDVVGKVINGKGKPSKQAMEQYKTAVLMFLGREYARRGWTMQLHYSALRDVNASRFEVLGQDSGFDAVDTHNCAPALAKFLNALDKEGHLPKTIICSLNPADNIVIASLLPCFSGTEALGKIQQGAAWWFNNNKEGIEAQLRVLASVSVLGNTIGTPTDSRSLLSYSRHEYYRRILCNFIGNLVENGEYPADMKVLGKLVEDISYNNACRYFAF; encoded by the coding sequence ATGAAGAACTTTATGGATAAGGATTTTCTCCTGCAAACTGAAACGGCACGCGTATTGTATCACGAACACGCCGCTCCCATGCCGATATATGACTATCATTGTCATATCAATCCCCGGGAAATCGCGGAAAACCGTGAGTTCCGCAATATTGCGCAGGCATGGCTGGCTTCCGACACCTACAAATGGCGTCTGCTGCGCAGCAATGCCGTGTCCGAGGGGTGCATATCCGGCAGCGATGCTTCTTCGCGGGAAAAGTTCCAGTACTTTGCCGAAAGCCTGTCCCGGGCTATCGGCAATCCCCTGTATCATTGGACGCATTTGGAGCTCCAGCGCTATTTTGACTGCGATTTGATTCTCAATGGGGAAAACGCCGAGAAAATCTGGGAAACCTGCAATGAGCGGCTCAAAGCTGCGGATATGCGGGCCCAGGGGATTATCGAGCGCTCCAATGTGCAGGTTATCTGCACCACGGATGACCCGGTATCCGACCTCAAATGGCATAAGAAAATCAAAGAAGACGGCACCTGCACGGCCAAAGTCCTGCCCACCTTCCGGGCGGATAGTATTCTGAATATCGAGGATGACGGCTGGGATGCCTATATGCGCTATGAACTCGGCGAAGCCGCTGGGATGGAAGATGTATCCACCATGCAGGACATTTACGATGCCCTGCAAAAACGGCTCGATTACTTTGCGGAAAACGGCTGCCAGATTGCTGACCACGCTCTGCCGTATATGGTCTATGCGGAGGCCAAGGAATATGAGCTGGATGATGTGGTGGGCAAGGTCATCAATGGCAAGGGAAAACCCTCCAAGCAGGCCATGGAGCAGTATAAGACGGCTGTGCTGATGTTCCTGGGCCGGGAATACGCCCGCCGAGGTTGGACTATGCAGCTGCATTATTCGGCTCTGCGGGATGTGAATGCGTCCCGGTTTGAAGTGTTGGGACAGGACAGCGGCTTTGACGCAGTGGACACCCATAACTGTGCCCCGGCCTTGGCCAAGTTCCTGAACGCATTGGATAAGGAAGGGCATCTGCCCAAGACCATTATCTGCTCGCTGAATCCAGCGGATAATATCGTCATTGCTTCCCTGCTGCCGTGCTTCTCCGGCACAGAGGCGCTGGGGAAAATCCAGCAGGGGGCTGCCTGGTGGTTCAACAACAACAAGGAGGGCATTGAAGCCCAGCTCCGCGTGTTGGCCAGCGTTTCCGTATTGGGCAATACCATTGGCACGCCGACGGATTCCCGCTCGCTGCTGTCGTATTCCCGTCATGAGTATTACCGTCGTATCCTCTGCAATTTCATCGGCAACCTGGTGGAAAATGGAGAGTACCCGGCAGATATGAAGGTTCTGGGCAAGCTGGTGGAAGACATCAGCTACAACAACGCCTGCCGTTACTTTGCATTTTAA
- a CDS encoding carbon starvation protein A: MVTFLVALGALIVGYFVYGKIVDNVFGPTDAKTPALVHNDGVDYIPLPTWKVFLIQLLNIAGLGPIFGALGGAIWGPSVYLWIVFGTIFAGAVHDYLSGMISLREDGKSISEVVGNHMGGTMLMIMRVFSVVLLVLVGTVFMTGPAGLLAKLTGVAVTIVLPCVLGYYFLATLLPIDKLIARFYPLFGICLIIMALGIMGGMLFGVGGHTMPEMTLQNLHPLGPEKMPIWPLMFITVACGAISGFHSTQSPIMARCLKDERLGRPVFYGAMVSEGIIALIWAAAGVTFYDGTGGLAAAMKAGGAGTVVYDICVGFMGSGVGAVLAMLGVIACPITSGDTAFRSARLTLADWFGVQQNQAVKRLMFAVPLLAVGGILSQMDFNIIWRYFSWTNQTLAMIVLWTGAVYLYRTKKDSGAWKIPFVPATFMSAVSCTYILQAPEGLQLSTSISYPVGILFAIVCVALYYKTTMGSKS; this comes from the coding sequence ATGGTTACATTTTTGGTTGCTTTAGGTGCTCTGATTGTAGGTTATTTCGTTTATGGTAAAATCGTCGATAATGTGTTCGGTCCCACCGATGCCAAGACGCCGGCACTGGTGCATAATGATGGGGTGGATTACATTCCTCTGCCCACTTGGAAGGTATTTTTGATTCAGTTGTTAAATATCGCCGGCCTTGGCCCAATCTTTGGTGCTTTGGGCGGTGCTATCTGGGGGCCGAGCGTTTATCTCTGGATTGTCTTTGGTACGATTTTTGCCGGTGCTGTTCATGACTACCTGTCGGGTATGATTTCCTTGCGCGAGGATGGCAAGAGTATCTCTGAAGTAGTCGGGAATCATATGGGCGGCACGATGCTGATGATTATGCGCGTGTTCTCCGTAGTGCTGCTGGTACTGGTCGGTACTGTATTTATGACGGGCCCGGCTGGCCTCTTGGCAAAACTTACCGGCGTAGCGGTAACGATTGTACTTCCCTGTGTGCTGGGTTATTACTTCCTGGCAACGCTTTTGCCTATCGATAAGCTCATTGCCCGCTTCTATCCGCTGTTCGGCATCTGCTTAATCATCATGGCTCTGGGTATCATGGGCGGCATGCTCTTTGGCGTTGGCGGCCACACCATGCCGGAAATGACCCTGCAGAATCTGCATCCCTTAGGGCCGGAAAAGATGCCTATCTGGCCGCTGATGTTCATCACCGTGGCCTGCGGTGCAATCTCCGGTTTCCATTCCACGCAGTCGCCGATTATGGCCCGCTGCCTGAAGGATGAACGTTTGGGCCGTCCGGTATTCTACGGCGCCATGGTTTCCGAAGGTATTATCGCCCTGATTTGGGCAGCTGCCGGTGTTACGTTCTATGATGGTACGGGCGGTCTGGCCGCAGCTATGAAGGCTGGCGGTGCTGGTACCGTGGTTTACGATATCTGCGTTGGCTTCATGGGGTCGGGCGTTGGTGCAGTTCTGGCTATGCTTGGCGTTATCGCCTGCCCGATTACCTCTGGTGATACGGCTTTCCGTTCTGCCCGTCTGACCCTTGCTGACTGGTTCGGTGTTCAACAGAATCAGGCCGTCAAGCGTTTGATGTTCGCCGTTCCCCTGCTGGCAGTGGGCGGCATCCTGTCCCAGATGGACTTCAATATCATTTGGCGTTATTTCTCCTGGACGAACCAGACGCTGGCCATGATTGTGCTCTGGACGGGTGCTGTTTATCTTTATCGGACCAAGAAGGATTCCGGTGCCTGGAAGATTCCCTTTGTACCGGCCACCTTCATGTCGGCTGTTTCCTGCACCTACATCCTGCAGGCTCCGGAAGGTCTGCAGCTGTCCACCAGCATTTCCTATCCGGTGGGCATCCTCTTTGCTATCGTATGCGTAGCACTTTATTATAAGACTACCATGGGCAGTAAATCCTGA
- a CDS encoding clostripain-related cysteine peptidase: MQKKMAIGRYLLALILVLGLLLGENARAFAQDSWAVYLYMCGSDLESNNASATDNLREIQKVVLPDNVKVIIQTGGALKWHTPGISSESLGRYVYDRGGLQQVAVLPNASMGDRETLQGFLRFAQENYPADHRMLVFWNHGGGSLVGFCQDERYGNSLSLGDLRAALTAVAGNSTKPAFDVVCFDTCLMATLETAAALQGYTRYLVASQEIMPENGIDYASWLGAVAQNPAIEGRELGRIICDTYMTRCQQYEAADMANMSVLDMEKLPALQRAYERMGREALQQANEYPLRLFTGMDRVANSVENYGPNSDDEYWTNMIDLGSLAAGMEDLESSLALQKAVEDAVCYRVAGKYRRYGMGLSCYYSLDGSIDSVLAYSKLPQASKNYQKLYTQMLATDEQGKPLYQFDLYKLMDVPVSWDEDNMPMVQVDPDDANAISAASCIVTSWQGGEEVVLGSDAKVYADWDKGVFKCEFAGQWPQLNGHVLPMNMVEAHPDYYLYYSSVLLNGRNYYLVSAYDEDKAAFEILGARRVMHDGVPERDLRQLKLGDRITPIFHRLDGSRKKGPKFTLTGRILLEDAALPDGHYNYYFNFEAPRNESVTSLPVTFKVTAGEVVPEN, from the coding sequence TTGCAGAAGAAAATGGCCATAGGCCGTTACCTGTTGGCTCTTATACTTGTGCTCGGGCTGCTGCTGGGAGAAAATGCCCGTGCATTTGCGCAGGACAGCTGGGCGGTCTACCTCTACATGTGCGGTTCTGATTTGGAAAGCAACAATGCCAGCGCCACCGATAATCTGCGGGAGATACAAAAGGTGGTTCTGCCGGATAATGTAAAAGTTATTATCCAGACAGGCGGTGCTCTGAAATGGCATACACCGGGCATATCGTCCGAGTCGCTGGGCCGCTATGTTTACGACAGAGGCGGCTTGCAGCAGGTGGCAGTTCTGCCCAATGCCAGCATGGGCGATCGGGAAACCCTGCAGGGATTTTTGCGCTTTGCGCAGGAAAACTACCCTGCTGACCACAGGATGCTGGTCTTTTGGAATCATGGCGGCGGCAGTCTGGTTGGCTTTTGTCAGGATGAACGCTACGGCAATTCGCTGTCGCTGGGCGATTTGCGCGCTGCCCTGACAGCCGTGGCTGGTAATAGCACGAAACCTGCCTTTGATGTCGTCTGCTTTGATACCTGCCTGATGGCAACCTTGGAAACAGCAGCTGCTTTGCAGGGCTATACCCGATATCTGGTGGCTTCGCAGGAAATCATGCCCGAGAACGGCATTGACTATGCCAGCTGGCTCGGCGCGGTTGCCCAAAATCCTGCCATTGAAGGACGGGAGCTTGGCCGCATCATCTGCGATACGTATATGACCCGCTGCCAGCAGTATGAGGCGGCGGATATGGCAAACATGTCGGTTTTGGATATGGAGAAACTGCCGGCTCTGCAGAGGGCTTATGAGCGCATGGGGCGCGAGGCTTTGCAGCAGGCAAATGAATACCCGCTGCGCCTGTTTACCGGTATGGACCGGGTGGCCAATTCCGTGGAAAACTACGGCCCCAATAGTGATGATGAATATTGGACCAATATGATTGACCTGGGCTCGCTGGCTGCGGGCATGGAGGATTTAGAATCTTCTCTGGCCTTGCAGAAGGCCGTGGAAGATGCAGTTTGCTATCGTGTGGCAGGCAAGTACCGCCGTTATGGCATGGGCCTTTCCTGTTATTACAGTCTGGATGGCTCAATAGATTCGGTACTGGCCTACAGCAAGCTGCCGCAGGCCAGCAAAAATTATCAAAAGCTCTATACGCAGATGCTGGCTACAGACGAGCAGGGGAAGCCCTTGTATCAGTTTGATTTGTATAAGCTCATGGATGTGCCGGTCAGCTGGGATGAAGATAATATGCCTATGGTGCAGGTTGATCCGGATGATGCCAATGCCATCAGTGCGGCGTCGTGCATCGTGACCTCCTGGCAGGGGGGCGAGGAAGTAGTCCTCGGAAGCGATGCTAAGGTGTACGCTGACTGGGACAAGGGTGTCTTTAAGTGCGAATTTGCCGGCCAGTGGCCACAGCTTAACGGCCATGTCCTGCCTATGAACATGGTGGAGGCACATCCCGATTATTATTTGTACTATTCGTCTGTGCTTCTCAACGGCAGAAATTATTATCTGGTATCTGCTTATGATGAGGATAAGGCCGCCTTTGAAATTTTGGGTGCACGGCGTGTCATGCATGATGGCGTGCCCGAGCGTGACCTGCGCCAGTTAAAATTGGGCGACAGGATTACACCCATCTTCCACCGCCTGGATGGCAGCCGGAAGAAAGGGCCAAAATTCACGCTGACAGGCCGTATCCTGCTCGAAGATGCCGCACTGCCGGATGGGCATTATAATTATTATTTCAATTTTGAAGCGCCGCGCAACGAGTCGGTGACATCATTGCCGGTGACCTTCAAAGTGACGGCTGGGGAGGTGGTGCCAGAAAACTGA